A part of Thermocrinis albus DSM 14484 genomic DNA contains:
- a CDS encoding gluconeogenesis factor YvcK family protein yields MRVVAVGGGTGLSTLLRGLKRYTGEQIKDLSAIVTVADSGGSTGRLRKAYSIPAPGDIRNCLVALSESEEILQALFQYRFKGSELDGHAFGNLFLVALTDITGSFMSAIRIASQILRTKGEIIPATLENVNLCASFEDGTVVKGEEEITKYGRENRKRVKKIWLEPQDVKPPIDAIAKIEAADVLVFGPGSLFTSILPNLLIEDLRDAVKRSLALKVLVVNAMTQPGETDGYTAYDHYRAFLEHSSLEKLDVVVVNTRMPSSHVLKRYVEQGQEPVVPDVAKIAKEGVLVYAEDLIGEKDDFVRHDPERLADLLIRVYQQRVSNDVLYEL; encoded by the coding sequence ATGAGAGTGGTAGCGGTAGGAGGTGGTACCGGATTATCTACTCTTTTGAGGGGGTTAAAGAGATACACAGGTGAACAGATAAAGGATCTTTCTGCCATAGTGACGGTGGCGGACAGTGGTGGGAGCACGGGGAGACTCAGGAAAGCTTACAGCATACCGGCACCCGGTGATATTCGCAACTGCCTGGTGGCTCTCTCAGAGAGTGAGGAGATCCTTCAGGCCCTCTTTCAGTATAGATTCAAAGGTAGCGAACTTGATGGACACGCCTTCGGAAATCTGTTTCTGGTGGCTCTCACCGACATAACAGGTAGTTTTATGTCCGCTATACGTATAGCCTCCCAGATACTGAGAACGAAGGGAGAGATAATTCCCGCCACGTTGGAAAACGTGAATCTCTGTGCCAGTTTCGAGGACGGAACGGTCGTCAAAGGAGAGGAAGAGATAACCAAGTACGGAAGGGAGAACAGAAAGAGAGTGAAGAAAATCTGGCTGGAGCCACAGGATGTCAAACCACCCATAGACGCTATAGCCAAGATAGAAGCCGCCGACGTATTGGTGTTTGGTCCGGGGAGCCTGTTCACCAGTATACTACCCAACCTCCTCATAGAGGATCTGAGGGATGCCGTCAAAAGGAGTTTAGCGCTGAAAGTGTTGGTGGTGAACGCCATGACCCAACCTGGAGAGACAGATGGATACACAGCTTACGACCATTACAGGGCCTTTCTGGAACACTCTTCCCTGGAAAAACTGGACGTGGTAGTAGTGAACACTCGTATGCCCTCCAGTCATGTCCTAAAAAGGTATGTGGAGCAAGGCCAAGAACCTGTAGTACCCGATGTAGCTAAGATAGCAAAAGAAGGTGTTCTCGTTTACGCAGAGGACCTAATAGGAGAGAAGGACGATTTTGTTAGGCACGATCCAGAAAGACTGGCGGATC
- the proC gene encoding pyrroline-5-carboxylate reductase — MRIGIVGYGNMGSAFASALKEKTQVVVYDVDPAKIDRARQDHVATTESLEFLVWNSDAVLVAVKPKDVPSLLEDLKGLLEERLLVSIVAGLSIEKIQRTLGEKKVIRVMPNVNVLVRRGVMAFWASPQVSSEEKKAFVELFSSCGKLYEIKEDMMDSFTALAGSGPAFVFKFLHAMALSGVMEGFPYSTALSIVLDTVVGSCELLKEMGGVPEEWVLRVASPGGTTVEGIKVLEERGFVGTVMECVRQTSQKAKRLT, encoded by the coding sequence ATGAGGATCGGTATAGTGGGTTACGGTAATATGGGATCCGCTTTTGCCTCCGCACTGAAGGAAAAAACACAGGTGGTGGTGTATGATGTAGATCCTGCCAAGATAGATAGGGCACGGCAGGATCATGTGGCAACAACAGAGAGTTTGGAGTTTTTGGTTTGGAACTCGGATGCTGTGTTGGTGGCTGTGAAACCTAAGGATGTGCCCTCCCTTCTGGAGGACTTGAAGGGTCTTCTGGAGGAGCGTCTTTTGGTGAGTATAGTGGCAGGACTTTCTATTGAGAAGATTCAGCGAACACTGGGTGAGAAGAAGGTTATAAGGGTTATGCCTAACGTGAACGTGCTGGTACGTAGAGGGGTTATGGCCTTCTGGGCCTCTCCTCAAGTGTCTTCTGAGGAGAAAAAGGCCTTTGTGGAACTTTTCTCCTCCTGCGGGAAACTTTACGAGATAAAAGAAGACATGATGGACAGTTTTACCGCTCTGGCAGGTTCAGGTCCGGCCTTTGTCTTTAAATTCCTTCACGCTATGGCCCTTTCAGGTGTTATGGAAGGCTTTCCTTACAGCACTGCTCTGTCCATAGTACTGGATACGGTGGTGGGTAGCTGTGAACTCCTCAAAGAGATGGGTGGTGTTCCGGAGGAGTGGGTGCTACGTGTGGCTTCTCCGGGTGGTACCACAGTGGAGGGTATAAAAGTACTGGAGGAAAGAGGGTTCGTGGGTACGGTGATGGAATGTGTAAGACAGACCTCTCAGAAAGCCAAAAGACTCACCTGA
- a CDS encoding YceD family protein, producing MVILNLKEIFKRSNRFTGYYRLSPSEIKLPADIGEITKPVEVQVEITKERGGYRLHLHIQGEVTLECSRCLQVYQKDISGQEVIRLERYPEEHVIHIRPQDLNVSFYEDEEAFDLVSLVREQIILSIPTKPLCDPNCEGIPYQKEEESPFASLKNLLKK from the coding sequence ATGGTGATTTTAAACCTGAAGGAAATTTTTAAAAGGTCCAATCGTTTCACCGGCTACTATAGACTCTCGCCCTCCGAGATAAAACTGCCTGCAGACATAGGAGAGATAACCAAGCCTGTGGAGGTGCAGGTGGAGATAACAAAAGAAAGGGGTGGTTATCGCCTGCATCTTCACATACAGGGTGAGGTTACTTTGGAGTGTAGTAGATGTCTTCAAGTGTATCAAAAGGATATAAGTGGACAGGAAGTTATAAGGTTGGAAAGATATCCAGAGGAGCACGTGATACACATAAGACCACAGGACCTTAACGTGTCTTTCTACGAGGATGAAGAGGCCTTTGATCTTGTCTCCCTGGTGAGGGAGCAGATCATACTGAGCATACCCACAAAGCCTCTCTGTGATCCTAACTGTGAGGGTATACCTTACCAAAAGGAGGAAGAAAGCCCCTTTGCATCCCTTAAAAACCTGCTAAAGAAGTAA
- a CDS encoding polyphenol oxidase family protein: MFSFRYGKVLVGMEEHSPDSSVITLQQVHSSRVVPYTGLPLGGTEGDGIITTLRGVRVGVKTADCLPVVLATGNAVAVVHAGWRGLAQGILERAVEMLKPMTQEDAWAFLGPSAKHCCYRVGDEFIDIFTAIHVRNRELYMDLQEEALLRLKKLGIRRFFLYQVCTICHSSLPSHRRDRTTRRILTWAMLLPEEET, from the coding sequence ATGTTCTCCTTCAGGTACGGAAAGGTGCTGGTGGGAATGGAAGAGCATAGCCCTGATTCTTCCGTCATTACCCTCCAACAGGTACATTCCTCCCGAGTGGTTCCTTACACCGGTCTACCCTTGGGTGGTACAGAGGGCGATGGCATCATCACCACCCTCAGGGGAGTTAGGGTAGGTGTGAAGACAGCTGATTGTCTGCCGGTGGTGTTGGCCACCGGTAACGCTGTGGCGGTTGTGCATGCCGGTTGGCGAGGTTTGGCTCAAGGTATCTTAGAAAGGGCTGTGGAGATGTTGAAACCTATGACCCAAGAAGATGCCTGGGCTTTTTTGGGACCTTCTGCCAAACACTGTTGTTACCGTGTGGGAGACGAGTTTATAGATATCTTCACCGCCATACACGTAAGGAACAGAGAACTTTACATGGACCTGCAGGAGGAAGCACTACTGCGCCTCAAAAAGCTGGGGATCAGACGTTTTTTCCTTTACCAAGTCTGCACAATATGTCACTCTTCCTTACCTTCCCACAGAAGGGATAGAACCACCAGAAGGATACTGACGTGGGCCATGTTATTACCAGAAGAAGAAACCTAA
- the gcvT gene encoding glycine cleavage system aminomethyltransferase GcvT, with protein MRRTPLYPLHRELKARFFSFAGYEMPLQYTSILEEAKVVREGAGVFDVSHMGRLYVKGKNSLVLLEKLTTRQVEKLRVGKVQYNLISNPEGGIKDDVTIYRLDEDVFMICVNAINREKIVNWFSQNQLEVEDVTEKTVQIALQGKTSSQILSKFFPIDDIRYYHFKVVDSFLVSRTGYTGEDGFEIYAPVEEGKELWSELVKWCPPCGLGARDVLRIEAGLVLYGHEISETISPLEAGLERYVSFQKEFIGKEAMLSKEVRRRLYGLKLLQKGVPREGSRIFLDGKEIGVVSSGSFSPVLNRGIALAFVDKEFLKEGLRVKVVSGNRELDAVLKAPPFVRKGS; from the coding sequence TTGAGAAGGACACCCCTTTACCCCCTTCACAGAGAGCTGAAGGCTCGTTTCTTTTCCTTCGCAGGTTACGAGATGCCCCTTCAGTACACTTCCATCTTGGAAGAGGCAAAGGTGGTTAGGGAAGGAGCGGGTGTTTTTGATGTGTCCCACATGGGTCGCCTCTACGTTAAGGGAAAGAATAGTTTGGTTCTACTGGAAAAACTTACCACAAGACAGGTGGAAAAGCTTCGGGTAGGTAAAGTACAGTACAACCTCATCAGTAATCCAGAAGGGGGAATCAAGGACGATGTAACCATCTATAGACTGGATGAGGATGTTTTTATGATCTGTGTCAACGCCATCAACAGGGAGAAGATAGTAAACTGGTTCTCTCAGAACCAGCTGGAAGTGGAAGATGTTACAGAAAAAACCGTCCAGATAGCCCTTCAGGGGAAAACATCTTCCCAAATTCTGAGTAAGTTTTTCCCTATCGATGATATAAGATACTATCATTTCAAGGTGGTGGATTCTTTTCTGGTGTCCCGAACAGGGTACACGGGAGAGGATGGTTTTGAGATATATGCGCCGGTGGAGGAAGGCAAAGAACTTTGGAGCGAGCTGGTCAAGTGGTGTCCTCCGTGCGGTCTTGGTGCCAGAGATGTGTTACGTATAGAAGCAGGTCTGGTCCTCTATGGTCACGAGATATCAGAAACCATCTCACCTCTGGAGGCGGGTCTTGAAAGGTACGTAAGTTTTCAGAAGGAGTTTATCGGAAAAGAGGCTATGCTTTCCAAGGAGGTGAGGCGAAGACTCTATGGTCTAAAGCTCCTACAAAAAGGGGTTCCGCGTGAAGGCAGCAGGATCTTTCTGGACGGAAAAGAGATAGGAGTTGTTTCTAGTGGTAGTTTCTCTCCTGTCCTCAACAGGGGTATAGCTCTCGCTTTTGTGGACAAAGAGTTTCTTAAGGAAGGTCTTAGGGTAAAGGTAGTGTCGGGAAACAGGGAGTTGGACGCTGTTCTTAAGGCTCCTCCCTTTGTGAGGAAAGGGTCATGA
- the ahcY gene encoding adenosylhomocysteinase — translation MEYHVRDLQLAELGKRRIEWAERDMPVLRSIRERFAKEKPFVGVRISACLHVTTETANLMITLKEGGAEVFLTASNPLSTQDDVAAALVHYFGIPVFAIKGEDRDTYYSHLHAVIRKEPHIVIDDGADLISTLHREYPQLAQKILGGMEETTTGVIRLRAMAERGVLLFPVIAVNDAMTKHMFDNRYGTGQSTIDGILRATNRLIAGSTFVVAGYGWCGKGVAQRARGMGATVVVTEVDPIKALEAKMDGFLVMPMIEAAKIGDFFVTVTGNTSVIREEHFKVMKDGAIISNAGHFDVEIDIKALEKLSVGKREVRNFVEEYTLYDGRRIYLLAQGRLVNLASAEGHPASVMDMSFANQALCAEYILKHHSQLERKVYKVPREIDTQVAQLKLASMGVQIDQLTPEQLSYLSSWEIGT, via the coding sequence ATGGAGTATCACGTAAGGGACTTACAGCTGGCAGAATTAGGGAAGAGAAGAATAGAGTGGGCCGAGAGGGATATGCCGGTTCTCAGAAGCATAAGGGAGCGTTTTGCCAAAGAAAAACCCTTCGTGGGTGTGAGGATATCGGCATGCCTTCACGTTACCACCGAAACAGCCAACCTAATGATAACCTTGAAGGAAGGTGGAGCAGAGGTTTTTCTCACAGCCTCTAACCCCCTCTCCACACAGGATGACGTGGCGGCCGCCTTGGTGCACTACTTTGGTATACCCGTCTTTGCCATAAAGGGTGAGGACAGGGACACCTACTACAGTCACCTGCACGCCGTTATAAGGAAGGAGCCTCACATAGTGATAGATGACGGAGCTGATCTGATATCTACCCTTCACAGGGAATACCCTCAGCTGGCCCAGAAGATTCTCGGGGGTATGGAGGAAACCACCACGGGAGTGATAAGGTTGAGGGCCATGGCGGAGAGAGGTGTTCTTCTCTTTCCTGTCATAGCTGTAAACGATGCCATGACGAAGCATATGTTTGACAACAGGTACGGCACAGGTCAGTCCACCATAGATGGTATACTGAGAGCCACCAACCGCCTCATAGCGGGTTCCACTTTTGTGGTGGCAGGATACGGGTGGTGCGGGAAAGGGGTGGCTCAAAGAGCCAGGGGTATGGGTGCCACAGTGGTGGTGACAGAAGTGGACCCTATAAAGGCTCTGGAGGCCAAGATGGACGGTTTTCTGGTAATGCCCATGATAGAAGCAGCCAAGATAGGGGACTTTTTCGTAACGGTAACAGGTAACACCTCCGTTATAAGGGAAGAACACTTTAAGGTGATGAAGGATGGTGCCATAATATCCAACGCGGGACACTTCGACGTGGAGATAGACATAAAAGCTCTGGAAAAACTCAGTGTAGGCAAGAGGGAGGTCAGAAACTTTGTGGAAGAGTACACCCTCTACGACGGAAGGCGTATCTATCTGTTGGCGCAGGGAAGACTGGTGAACTTGGCCTCTGCGGAAGGACATCCGGCCTCGGTGATGGACATGTCCTTTGCCAACCAAGCCCTCTGCGCCGAGTACATACTGAAGCATCACTCCCAGTTGGAGAGGAAAGTTTACAAGGTTCCCAGAGAGATAGACACCCAAGTAGCCCAGTTGAAACTGGCCAGTATGGGTGTTCAGATAGACCAGCTGACGCCGGAGCAACTAAGTTATCTTTCCAGTTGGGAGATAGGAACTTGA